A window of Macrotis lagotis isolate mMagLag1 chromosome X, bilby.v1.9.chrom.fasta, whole genome shotgun sequence contains these coding sequences:
- the LOC141498118 gene encoding translationally-controlled tumor protein-like, producing MIIYRELISHDEMFFDIYKIREIANGLCLEVEGKMVSRTEGTVDDSLIGGNASAEGLEGEGTDATVITGVDRVINHHLQETSFTKESYKKYIKDYMKSIKGRLEENKPDRVKPFMTGAAEQIKHILANFKNYQFFIGENMNPDGMVALLDFHEDGVTPYMIFFKDGLEMEKC from the coding sequence ATGATCATCTACCGGGAACTCATCAGCCATGATGAGATGTTCTTCGACATTTACAAGATCCGGGAGATCGCGAACGGGCTGTGCCTGGAGGTGGAGGGGAAGATGGTCAGTAGGACAGAGGGTACCGTTGATGATTCACTCATCGGTGGAAATGCCTCTGCTGAAGGTCTTGAGGGTGAAGGAACAGATGCCACCGTAATCACTGGAGTTGATAGAGTAATAAACCATCATCTGCAAGAAACTAGTTTCACAAAAGAGTCCTACAAAAAGTACATCAAAGACTACATGAAATCAATCAAAGGCAGACTTGAAGAAAACAAGCCAGATAGAGTAAAACCTTTTATGACGGGAGCTGCAGAACAAATCAAACATATCCttgctaattttaaaaactatcagtTCTTCATAGGTGAAAACATGAATCCAGATGGCATGGTGGCTCTCCTGGACTTCCATGAGGATGGTGTGACCCCATATATGATTTTCTTTAAGGATGgtttagaaatggagaaatgttaa